A DNA window from Ensifer sp. WSM1721 contains the following coding sequences:
- a CDS encoding ABC transporter substrate-binding protein: MDNLARAYLPRIAGLALASASFLAVTAAEAKEITIWCWDPNFNVAIMKEAGARYTKTHPDVTFNIVDFAKTDVEQKLQTGLASGTAEALPDIVLIEDYGAQKYLQSFPGAFAPLSGTVDYSGFAPYKVEVMTLDGQVYGMPFDSGVTGLYYRKDYLEQAGFKPEDMQNLTWDRFIEIGKEVEAKTGKKMMGLDPNDAGIVRIMMQSAGQWYFDKEGKTNIAGNAALKAALETVGKIMQANIYKPANGWSDWVGTFTSGDVATVVTGVWITGTVKAQPDQAGKWGVAPIPALSIEGATHASNLGGSSWYVLESSAEKAEAIDFLNEIYAKDIDFYQKILQERGAVGSLLAARGGAAYEAADPFFGGEKVWQNFSDWLAKVPSVNYGVFTNEADLAVTAQLPALTQGTPVDEVLKAIDAEVSGQIQ; encoded by the coding sequence ATGGACAATCTGGCGCGTGCCTATCTGCCGCGTATCGCCGGCCTCGCTTTGGCGAGCGCAAGTTTCTTGGCGGTGACTGCCGCCGAGGCCAAGGAAATCACCATCTGGTGTTGGGATCCGAACTTCAACGTCGCGATCATGAAGGAAGCGGGCGCCCGCTACACCAAGACGCATCCGGATGTCACCTTCAATATCGTCGATTTCGCCAAGACCGATGTCGAGCAGAAGCTGCAGACGGGTCTCGCATCGGGTACCGCCGAGGCGCTCCCCGACATCGTCCTCATCGAGGACTACGGCGCGCAGAAATATCTCCAATCCTTTCCCGGCGCCTTCGCGCCTCTTTCCGGTACCGTCGACTATTCGGGTTTCGCTCCCTACAAGGTTGAGGTGATGACCTTAGACGGTCAGGTCTACGGCATGCCCTTCGATTCCGGCGTCACCGGGCTCTATTATCGCAAGGATTATCTCGAGCAGGCCGGCTTCAAGCCTGAGGACATGCAGAACCTCACCTGGGACCGCTTCATCGAAATCGGCAAGGAAGTGGAAGCCAAGACCGGCAAGAAGATGATGGGCCTCGACCCTAACGATGCCGGCATTGTCCGCATCATGATGCAATCGGCCGGGCAATGGTATTTCGACAAGGAAGGCAAGACGAACATCGCCGGCAACGCGGCGCTGAAGGCAGCGCTCGAGACGGTCGGCAAGATCATGCAGGCTAATATCTACAAGCCGGCCAACGGCTGGTCCGACTGGGTCGGCACCTTCACCTCCGGCGACGTCGCGACCGTGGTGACCGGCGTGTGGATTACCGGAACCGTCAAGGCGCAGCCGGACCAGGCGGGAAAATGGGGCGTAGCGCCCATCCCGGCGCTTTCGATCGAAGGCGCGACGCATGCCTCGAACCTCGGCGGATCGAGCTGGTACGTGCTCGAGAGCTCTGCCGAGAAGGCCGAGGCGATCGACTTCCTGAACGAGATCTACGCCAAGGACATCGACTTCTATCAGAAGATCCTGCAGGAGCGCGGCGCCGTCGGCTCGCTGCTCGCCGCCCGCGGTGGTGCTGCCTATGAGGCGGCCGATCCGTTCTTCGGCGGCGAAAAGGTCTGGCAGAACTTCTCCGATTGGCTGGCGAAGGTTCCATCGGTCAATTACGGCGTCTTCACCAACGAGGCGGATCTCGCGGTCACCGCGCAATTGCCGGCGCTGACGCAGGGCACGCCGGTGGACGAGGTGCTGAAGGCGATCGACGCCGAGGTCAGCGGCCAGATCCAGTAG
- a CDS encoding carbohydrate ABC transporter permease gives MAHARRGGIGRYYDVNGWLFVAPALGLIALFMIYPILWSLWMSFQSGRGMTMKFAGFANIVRLWNDPVFIKALTNTMTYFVVQVPIMILLALILASLLNNPRLVGRGLFRTAIFLPCVTSLVAYSVLFKGMFAPDGIVNSTLQAIGIIASPIPWLTNPFWAKTLVIIAITWRWTGYNMIFYLAALQNIDKSIYEVARIDGVPAWARFAHITIPLLKPVILFTTVISTIGTLQLFDEVYNLTEGKGGPSNATLTLSLYIYNLTFRFMPNFGYAATVSYVIVVLVALLAFVQFFAARERDR, from the coding sequence ATGGCTCACGCGCGCCGCGGCGGCATCGGCCGATATTATGACGTCAATGGCTGGCTCTTCGTCGCGCCGGCGCTCGGGCTGATCGCCCTATTCATGATCTATCCGATCCTCTGGTCGCTCTGGATGTCCTTCCAGTCCGGCCGCGGCATGACGATGAAGTTCGCCGGCTTTGCCAACATCGTACGCCTTTGGAACGATCCGGTCTTCATCAAGGCGCTCACCAACACGATGACCTATTTCGTCGTGCAGGTGCCGATCATGATCCTGCTCGCACTGATCCTGGCGTCGCTCCTCAACAATCCGCGCCTCGTCGGCAGGGGGCTTTTCCGCACCGCAATCTTCCTGCCCTGCGTCACCTCGCTCGTCGCCTATTCCGTGCTCTTCAAGGGCATGTTCGCGCCCGACGGTATCGTCAATTCGACCCTCCAGGCGATCGGCATCATCGCCTCGCCCATTCCCTGGCTGACAAACCCCTTCTGGGCGAAGACGCTCGTGATCATCGCGATCACCTGGCGCTGGACCGGCTACAACATGATCTTCTATTTGGCGGCGCTGCAGAACATCGACAAGTCGATCTACGAGGTCGCGCGCATCGACGGCGTTCCGGCCTGGGCGCGCTTCGCCCACATCACCATCCCGCTCCTGAAGCCGGTCATCCTCTTCACCACGGTGATTTCGACGATCGGCACGCTGCAGCTCTTCGACGAGGTCTACAACCTGACCGAAGGCAAGGGCGGACCGTCCAACGCGACGCTGACCTTGTCGCTCTATATCTACAATCTCACCTTCCGCTTCATGCCGAATTTCGGCTATGCGGCAACGGTCTCCTACGTCATCGTCGTCCTGGTCGCGCTCCTCGCCTTCGTCCAGTTCTTCGCAGCAAGGGAGCGCGACCGATGA
- a CDS encoding carbohydrate ABC transporter permease produces the protein MKNGLGRFAAAVLTYGFLGLMAFVSVFPFIWMVLGATNSSIDIIKGNLLPGEALATNVGNFFTLVNVPLVFWNSAKIALLATALTLAVSSLAGYGFEMFRSRQRERVYRVMLLTLMIPFAALMIPLFIMMGKAGLINTHLAVVLPSIGSAFVIFYFRQSTKAFPSELRDAAKVDGLKEWQIFLFIYVPVMRSTYAAAFVIVFMTAWNNYLWPLIVLQSNETKTITLVISSLASAYYPDYGVVMVGTILATLPTLAVFFFMQRQFVQGMLGSVK, from the coding sequence ATGAAAAACGGCCTTGGACGCTTTGCAGCCGCGGTACTCACCTATGGCTTCCTCGGGCTGATGGCCTTCGTCTCCGTCTTCCCGTTCATTTGGATGGTGCTCGGCGCCACCAATTCCTCGATCGACATCATCAAGGGCAACCTTCTGCCGGGCGAAGCACTTGCGACAAATGTCGGCAACTTCTTCACGCTGGTGAACGTGCCTCTTGTCTTCTGGAATTCGGCGAAGATCGCTCTTCTTGCGACCGCGCTGACGCTCGCGGTATCGTCGCTCGCCGGCTACGGTTTCGAGATGTTCCGTTCGCGCCAGCGCGAGCGTGTCTACCGCGTCATGCTGTTGACGCTGATGATCCCGTTTGCGGCGCTGATGATCCCGCTCTTCATCATGATGGGCAAGGCGGGCCTCATCAACACGCATCTGGCGGTCGTTCTGCCCTCGATCGGCTCGGCCTTCGTCATCTTCTATTTTCGGCAGAGCACGAAGGCTTTCCCATCTGAATTGCGTGACGCCGCCAAGGTTGACGGCCTCAAGGAGTGGCAGATCTTCCTTTTCATCTACGTGCCGGTGATGCGGTCAACTTACGCGGCGGCATTCGTCATCGTCTTCATGACGGCCTGGAACAATTATCTCTGGCCGCTGATCGTCCTGCAGTCGAACGAGACCAAGACGATCACGTTGGTCATCTCGTCGCTCGCCTCCGCCTATTACCCCGACTATGGCGTGGTGATGGTCGGCACCATCCTTGCGACGCTCCCGACGCTCGCCGTTTTCTTCTTCATGCAACGCCAATTCGTCCAGGGCATGCTGGGCTCAGTGAAATAG